From one Lysinibacillus sp. G4S2 genomic stretch:
- the yajC gene encoding preprotein translocase subunit YajC, giving the protein MGQYTSLIMMLIMFVAMWFILIRPAKKRQQETQNMQSSLQRGDKVITIGGLHGEVDAIEDTAVTLKIADNVRVKFDRQAIGRVVNN; this is encoded by the coding sequence ATGGGACAATATACTAGCTTAATCATGATGTTAATCATGTTCGTTGCAATGTGGTTTATTTTAATCCGCCCTGCTAAAAAGAGACAGCAGGAAACACAAAATATGCAGAGTAGTTTGCAACGTGGAGATAAAGTTATTACAATCGGTGGCTTACACGGCGAGGTTGACGCAATTGAGGACACAGCTGTGACATTAAAAATCGCAGACAATGTACGCGTGAAATTTGATCGTCAAGCAATCGGTCGTGTTGTAAATAACTAA
- a CDS encoding DUF421 domain-containing protein, with the protein MEEYFMIIFRTCFLYVFILIIFRLMGKREVGELSVIDLVVSILMAEVAAFALDDFESPLFNVILPIIVLFFIQIGSAYISLKSKKFRDLVDGDPVLLIRDGVILESEMRKQRYNLDDLCQQLRENGTASVTDIAYAYLEPSGNLSVYKKDEKAFVYPLIIDGDIQDRHLKILHKDADWLMAELAKNNIQDSNTVFFCIWEVDRMHIQLKET; encoded by the coding sequence ATGGAAGAATATTTTATGATTATTTTTAGAACATGCTTTTTATATGTGTTTATCCTAATAATTTTTCGTTTAATGGGTAAACGTGAAGTCGGCGAATTATCTGTAATAGATTTAGTCGTGTCCATTTTAATGGCTGAGGTTGCAGCCTTTGCGCTTGATGACTTTGAAAGTCCTTTATTTAATGTGATTTTACCAATCATCGTGTTGTTTTTCATTCAAATAGGGAGTGCATATATTTCACTTAAAAGTAAAAAATTCCGTGACCTAGTTGATGGTGATCCAGTATTACTTATAAGAGATGGTGTCATTTTAGAAAGTGAAATGCGCAAGCAACGCTATAATTTAGATGATCTATGTCAACAATTACGCGAAAATGGTACTGCTTCCGTCACAGATATTGCTTATGCCTACTTAGAGCCATCAGGCAATCTTTCTGTTTATAAAAAAGATGAAAAGGCATTTGTTTACCCACTTATTATCGATGGCGATATTCAGGATAGGCACTTAAAGATATTGCATAAAGATGCTGATTGGTTAATGGCAGAGCTGGCTAAAAATAATATTCAGGATAGTAACACCGTCTTTTTTTGTATTTGGGAAGTCGATCGGATGCATATCCAGCTGAAAGAAACTTAA